The stretch of DNA CCCTTCGACCCCAAGCTGGCCAGGGGGCTCGCCCACATCCTGGAGCGGACGCTGGAGCTTGAGGAGGTGGACAGAGACCTCGTGGCGAGGCTGAGGCTCGAGGTTTTCAGGGAGGCGTCTAGGCAGTTCCCGGTTGTGGACCCAGTTGACAGGGCTATGGTGTTTGAGCGCGTCGCCGCGCGGTTCGGCCTCACCCCCGAGGGGGCCGAGAGGCTGTTCACCAAGGCCTTCGAGGACGAGCTCGAGATCGCGGAGCTGCCGAGGCTTACGGCCGAGGAGCTTGTGGCGATGTACAACACCTCCCTGATTCAGACCCTGCTGTTCAAGTGCACAGAGCTGAGGGTCTACTTCAAGTCAAGCGGGGCCTCCGTGAAGCCCGCGCTGAGAGCCCTGAAGTCGCTTGGCCTGATGTACGTGGCGGAGGAGGCGGGAGACGGCGGCATCAAGCTGGTTATCGACGGCCCGGTATCCGTCCTGAAGCAGACCGAGCGGTACGGGACCAGGCTCGCGAAGTTCGTGCCCTACATCTTCGGCTTCGACGACTGGGCCATCGAGGCCACGATCCGGCTCCACGGCAAAGCGTACACCTTTAAGGAGCAGCGCAGCTCGGCGCCCAGGCTCGTCCCAGCGAAGCCCCATGAGGAGCTCTTCGACAGCCAGGTGGAGCGGGAGTTCTACAGGCAGCTCTCCCAGCTGTGCGAGGTGGAGCGGGAGCCCGAGCCCCTCGTCGTCGACGGCAGGATATACGTGCCGGACTTCAGGGTCGGGGAGCTCTACATCGAGATCGCAGGCTTCTGGACGCCCGACTACCTGAAGAGGAAGTTCGAGAAGCTCTCGCAACTAAAGTCCCCGATCCTCGTCCTCGTGGACGAGAAGCTAGCCGTGTCCGCGTGGAAGAGCCTGCCGCACTACGTCGTCGCCTACAGGGAGAGGCCTAGGATAAGCGACGTCTACAGGTACGTGCGCGCACACTGCCGGAAGAGAGGCTAGCAGAGGTCTCGTAGCTCGAAGACCAGGAACCCCTCTCTCTGGAGCTCCTCCCTATCCTCCACCCTCAGCGCCGCTATGCCGTACCACTTCTCGGCTCCAGGTAGCCGCCTCGCCTTCAGCTTGAGCTGGGCCAAGACCTCCTCCGCCTCGCGCAGGCTGAGCTCCCTGCACTTTGCCTCTACGATCACTACTCTTCCACCCTCCCTGTCCCTAGCAACAGCGTCTACCTCCCCCTCGGGGCCCGACCAGCTACCTATCTTCCACGGCTTGAACGGCAAGCTGAGCGTGTGGAGGCTCTCTCTCACAACGTCCTGAAAGACCAAGCCCAGGTAGGATCTGAAGTCCCTCTCAACCTCCTCCAGCACCTCATCCACCATTCCCAGCTCAAGCAGGCTTCTGTTGGGGTGGACGTAGCGGAACCAGAACCTGTAAAAGTTGTCCTTGACCTTGTACGCCGGTCTCCCTCCGAAGACAGGCTCCTCGCGCTCAACCATGTCCAAGTCCTCGATCAGCACTCTCAGGTAGTAGTTGACTGATGTCCTAGCCGTCTTGAGGCTCCCCGCGAGCTCGCTGAAAGAGGATTTCCCCGACGCTAGGAGCCTCAGGACCTCGAAGTAGACCAGGCTACCTCTGAGCTCTGTCCTGAGGAGGAACTCAGGCTCGTAGTAGAGAGGAGACCGGTTATCTAGGACAAGCCTCCTGGCCTCAGAGCTCCAGCTTGGGCTCTCAACGAGCGAGAGGTAGTACGGCGTCCCGCCGAAGACAGCGTAGAGCATCAGCGCCTCCTCAGGCGTCGCCCCAGCCCTCGCGCGGAGAAACCTACACGACGTGCGGAAGTCAAACGGCTTGAGCTTCAGGAAGCTGGTTGCCCGGCCGTAGAGCGGCTGCCCGCTCCTGAAGAAGCGCTCGATCATGCCGACCGCTGACCCGCTTACTACGAGCATTAGCTTCGTGCCGGCAGCCTCCTCGTCTATGACTCTCTGGAGATCAGTCAGAGCCGACCTGTCAACATCCACAAGCCTCTGAAACTCGTCCACCGCTAGGATGATCCTCCGGTCCCTCGCCGCCCTGAACACCCCCGAGAAGATATCCCTCCAGCTCGGGTTCCTCGGCACACGAACCCCCAGCCTTTCCCTGATTTCCCACGCGATGCTCTCCCTCAGCTCTGAAGACGGCATCTCGGACACGTAGAGGTATAGTGAGTTGGGCTTGCCTCTCAGGAACTGCCTGAGGAGGAAAGTCTTCCCTACGCGCCTCCTACCGAAGAGAACGACGAAGGAGAAGCCGCTCCTGCGGTACTCCTCCTCGAGCGCCCTCAGCTCCAACTCCCGGTCGAAGAATACAGTTTCGTTAATCATTAACCAATTAATCATTAATGCATTAATTAAATCTTTCCTCACCCAATGAGTATATTATCGCGTTCATCACAGTCTAGTTGAAATGCCCCGAGTGGGTAGCGCTATCGCAAGGATGTATACGTTCGAGCTGCTGTTCGAGAAGGACGCGGAGCTGCCGAGGTGGAAGGGCAACATCATAAGGGGCGCACTCGCCGCGCGCCTGGCAGAGTTCTGCCTGAAGGGGGAGCCCAGGTGCTCCGGCTGCGAGCTGCTCCATGACTGCCCCTACGGCTACCTCATCCGAACCCCCAGCAAGGGCGTTGTCCTCAGAAAGCTCGAGGGCGTCTCAAAGCCCCTGGTTCTCAAACCACCCCTAGACTACATCTCCGGGGTTCGCGAAGGCTCAGCCTTAACGTTCAGCGCGGTGCTCTTCGGCGATGCCGTGAGGTTCGAGAAGCACCTCCTGCTGGCGGTGTCCCAGATGGCGAAAAGTGGGCTTGGTAGGCGGGAGAAGAGAAGCCCCCTCAGGCTCGTTAGAGCCTGGGTTGAGAACCCCTTCACGCACTCCAAAAGCCTCATCTACGAAAGCGGAAGGCTTTACTCCTCGGACACATGGATACGGGAGCAGGACGTAATCCTGCCGAGCGCGAGGGTCTACTCGGTCACGTTCCTTACGCCCACGAGGATACTCAGGAACGGCGCGCTGGTTACGCGCCCCACCTTACGGGACCTGATCGCCGCTGCGATGAGGAGGTACACCACCATAGCGGCGCAGTACATGCTCAAGAAGCCCGAAGAGGCTCTGGGCCGCAGGTACTCCCCCTCCGAGATCTTGGAGAAGGCGGAGAGCGCGAAAACACTGGCGCTAGAAGTCCGCCGCGTATGGCTGGTCTACAAGGGCGAAAAGGAGGAGTACATCTCCGGCCGGGCGATCTACGCGGCCGACCTGACGCGTGCTCAGAGGAAGATCCTCGGCTTCGCGCAGCTCTCGCACGTGGGCAAGAGGGCGTCCTACGGTCACGGCTGGATAAAGGTCGAAGCGGTCGCTTAACCTCTGCACGCGGCCCGCACGTGGCGACGCAGCGGCTCGGACCCTTTGCCAAGCAACTCAGAGAGATTTTATGAACCGCGTTAGGAGCTCGTACGCGTGAAACCTTGAGATGTTCCTGGAGCCCGGCGGCGCAGGCCTCTTCATGTAGAACGCGTTGACCTCGTATACGGTGCCCCTGAGGCCCTTCTTCTTTAGAAGCCATCCTATACGCGCCAGGTCGACTATGAGGCCCGCAAGCGCGGGGCTGTCGTTGATCCTCATGTTAACTATGAGCTCGTCCACAGCCCCGTTGAAGCTCTCCCACCAGATGTGCATTGCAACAAACTTCTTGTCGCCCAAAGGCTCAAGGTACCCCGTGGGCTTTATGTAGTGCGGCGCGTCGTAGCCGAGGATGTCCCGTACGACGCTGCTCTTCGTCTCCTCCTTGGCGCGGTTTCTCTTCTCCTCCGTTAGGGACA from Infirmifilum sp. NZ encodes:
- a CDS encoding ATP-binding protein, with amino-acid sequence MINETVFFDRELELRALEEEYRRSGFSFVVLFGRRRVGKTFLLRQFLRGKPNSLYLYVSEMPSSELRESIAWEIRERLGVRVPRNPSWRDIFSGVFRAARDRRIILAVDEFQRLVDVDRSALTDLQRVIDEEAAGTKLMLVVSGSAVGMIERFFRSGQPLYGRATSFLKLKPFDFRTSCRFLRARAGATPEEALMLYAVFGGTPYYLSLVESPSWSSEARRLVLDNRSPLYYEPEFLLRTELRGSLVYFEVLRLLASGKSSFSELAGSLKTARTSVNYYLRVLIEDLDMVEREEPVFGGRPAYKVKDNFYRFWFRYVHPNRSLLELGMVDEVLEEVERDFRSYLGLVFQDVVRESLHTLSLPFKPWKIGSWSGPEGEVDAVARDREGGRVVIVEAKCRELSLREAEEVLAQLKLKARRLPGAEKWYGIAALRVEDREELQREGFLVFELRDLC
- a CDS encoding DUF790 family protein; the encoded protein is MLPAELLRVSRRGGFVRPVYLNDPGPAEYVIDLYKPGLRLREARERLAEAPFDPKLARGLAHILERTLELEEVDRDLVARLRLEVFREASRQFPVVDPVDRAMVFERVAARFGLTPEGAERLFTKAFEDELEIAELPRLTAEELVAMYNTSLIQTLLFKCTELRVYFKSSGASVKPALRALKSLGLMYVAEEAGDGGIKLVIDGPVSVLKQTERYGTRLAKFVPYIFGFDDWAIEATIRLHGKAYTFKEQRSSAPRLVPAKPHEELFDSQVEREFYRQLSQLCEVEREPEPLVVDGRIYVPDFRVGELYIEIAGFWTPDYLKRKFEKLSQLKSPILVLVDEKLAVSAWKSLPHYVVAYRERPRISDVYRYVRAHCRKRG
- the cas6 gene encoding CRISPR system precrRNA processing endoribonuclease RAMP protein Cas6, whose translation is MPRVGSAIARMYTFELLFEKDAELPRWKGNIIRGALAARLAEFCLKGEPRCSGCELLHDCPYGYLIRTPSKGVVLRKLEGVSKPLVLKPPLDYISGVREGSALTFSAVLFGDAVRFEKHLLLAVSQMAKSGLGRREKRSPLRLVRAWVENPFTHSKSLIYESGRLYSSDTWIREQDVILPSARVYSVTFLTPTRILRNGALVTRPTLRDLIAAAMRRYTTIAAQYMLKKPEEALGRRYSPSEILEKAESAKTLALEVRRVWLVYKGEKEEYISGRAIYAADLTRAQRKILGFAQLSHVGKRASYGHGWIKVEAVA